The following proteins are encoded in a genomic region of Glycine max cultivar Williams 82 chromosome 18, Glycine_max_v4.0, whole genome shotgun sequence:
- the LOC102664998 gene encoding uncharacterized protein: MRDELLVARENILCHGMGSSPFETVYVELHYLVGVQNGSRQVHLRKVRSHWEDSSVAEFPDEDIMALFEEEAEDEDRDKWVVWFDGASNALGHGIGAMLVSSDKQYIPFTAKLCFDCTNNIAEYEACALGIQVAIDFGVRFLKVYEDLALVIHQLKVEWETRDHKLVPYQAYIKGLMELFDDISIHHIPRDENQMTDALATLLSMFKVSPHGDLPYIEFRCRAKPAHYCLIKEEEDGKPWYFDIKRYIKDKNTHLRPLTMTRGHYGGW, translated from the exons ATGCGAGATGAATTACTTGTTGCTAGAGAGAACATTTTGTGCCATGGCATGGGTAGCTCACCGTTTGAGACAGTATATGTTGAGTTACACTACTTGGTTGgtgtccaaaatggatcccgtcaAGTACATCTTCGAAAAGTCCGCTCTCACTGGGAGGATAGCTCGGTGGCAG AATTCCCTGATGAGGATattatggccttgtttgaggaggaAGCTGAAGATGAGGATAGGGATAAGTGGGTtgtgtggtttgatggtgcGTCTAATGCACTAGGTCATGGGATTGGGGCAATGTTGGTTTCGTCGGACAAGCAatatatacctttcacagcTAAGTTGTGTTTCGACTGCACAAACAATATAGCAGAGTATGAGGCATGCGCCCTAGGGATCCAAGTGGCAATCGACTTTGGGGTCAGGTTTCTCAAAGTATACGAGGACTTGGCATTGGTAATTCATCAGTTGAAAGTTGAATGGGAAACCAGAGACCACAAGCTGGTGCCTTACCAGGCTTACATTAAGGGATTGATGGAACTCTTTGATGACATATCAATTCATCACATTCCTAGAGATGAAAACCAGATGACCGACGCCCTTGCCACTCTATTGTCCATGTTCAAAGTGAGCCCTCACGGAGATTtgccatacatcgaattcaGATGTCGTGCTAAGCCTGCACACTACTGTTTGATAAAAGAGGAGGAGGATGGTAAACCTTGGTACTTCGATATCAAACGATACATTAAGGATAAGAATACCCACCTGAGGCctctgacaatgacaagaggACATTATGGAGGTTGGTAG